The Diadema setosum chromosome 4, eeDiaSeto1, whole genome shotgun sequence genome window below encodes:
- the LOC140226948 gene encoding alpha-ketoglutarate-dependent dioxygenase alkB homolog 4-like, translated as MEGLHQPRPCGCKGIRTCLACERHGTSAAPPATSWNLEALWRYCYLCGKVQPPHHDPGAQVSSSGCCPVVHDNGGFLLPGILVIPDFISEEEELKMVRIIDESPWKPSQSGRHKQDYGPKPNFKRKKVKMGGFTGLPYFSKPLVARMAELESLQDFVPVEQCHLDYRPDRGSAIDLHFDDFWLWGDRLVTINLLSDTLLLLKRVAQGAENGHEAELPCTADEYEDSCANSNGETHQSETFSSRTYAVDELLIPMPRRSLLVLSADARYKWQHAIPRGAITSRRIAVTLRELTPEFLPGGARETLGKELLDIALTYKGSVVQ; from the exons ATGGAGGGACTACACCAGCCCCGCCCCTGTGGGTGCAAGGGCATACGGACTTGCCTCGCTTGTGAGCGACACGGGACCTCGGCGGCACCTCCTGCTACCTCTTGGAACCTGGAG GCCCTGTGGAGATACTGCTATCTGTGCGGGAAGGTGCAGCCACCTCATCATGACCCAGGTGCCCAAGTATCCTCTTCAGGTTGTTGCCCAGTTGTCCATGACAACGGAGGATTTCTTCTCCCAGGCATCCTTGTGATACCAGATTTCATAAGTGAAGAGGAGGAGCTGAAGATGGTGCGCATAATTGACGAGAGTCCCTGGAAGCCCTCTCAGTCTGGGAGACACAAGCAG GATTATGGACCAAAGCCAAACTTCAAGAGGAAGAAGGTCAAGATGGGTGGCTTCACGGGGCTTCCGTACTTCAGTAAGCCGCTGGTGGCTCGCATGGCTGAGCTGGAATCGCTGCAGGACTTTGTCCCTGTGGAGCAGTGCCACTTGGATTACAGGCCAGATAGGGGCTCGGCCATTGACCTCCACTTCGACGATTTCTGGCTGTGGGGCGACAGGCTTGTGACAATCAACCTGCTCTCTGACACATTGCTGCTGCTGAAACGGGTTGCCCAAGGGGCAGAAAATGGtcatgaagctgaactgccatgCACTGCCGATGAATATGAAGACTCTTGCGCAAACTCAAATGGTGAGACGCATCAAAGCGAGACATTCTCTTCCCGGACGTATGCCGTCGATGAGCTCTTGATACCAATGCCACGAAGGAGCCTACTTGTGCTGAGTGCGGATGCAAGATACAAGTGGCAGCACGCGATTCCCAGAGGAGCCATCACATCACGACGGATAGCTGTCACGCTGCGGGAACTTACGCCTGAATTTTTGCCAGGAGGGGCCAGAGAGACTCTGGGTAAGGAGTTGCTGGACATTGCCTTGACTTACAAAGGATCAGTCGTGCAATGA